A single window of Tumebacillus amylolyticus DNA harbors:
- the rpoC gene encoding DNA-directed RNA polymerase subunit beta', producing MLDVNNFEYMKIGLASPEKIRSWSHGEVKKPETINYRTLKPEKEGLFCEKIFGPTRDWECHCGKYKRVRYKGVVCDRCGVEVTRAKVRRERMGHIELAAPVSHIWYFKGIPSRMGLVLDMSPRSLEEVIYFASYVVTSPGETPLEYKQLLSEKEFRSYREKYGYAFEAGMGAEAIKKLLLQVEVEKEVVQLKEELKTAQGQRRNRAIKRLEVMEAFRASSNDPSWMILDVLPVIPPELRPMVQLDGGRFATSDLNDLYRRVINRNNRLKRLLDLGAPDIIVQNEKRMLQEAVDALIDNGRRGRPVTGPGNRPLKSLSHMLKGKQGRFRQNLLGKRVDYSGRSVIVVGPHLRMYQCGLPKEMALELFKPFVMKELVAKGLAHNIKSAKRKVERVSAEVWDVLEDVIKEHPVLLNRAPTLHRLGIQAFEPTLVEGRAIKLHPLVCTAYNADFDGDQMAVHVPLSAEAQAEARLLMLAAHNILNPKDGKPVVTPTQDMVLGSYYLTMDRPGLKGEGRVFRSANEAMLAYDERQISLHTRILIQAKEVNKTSLTEKQQGAYLITTVGKIVFNEIFPTDFPFINHSKNDNLLKGMSDEFFVFEKGQDLKAIIADIPPQEAVTKKFLGSIIGECFRIYGTTMTSEILDRIKQLAFKYSTRAGITISVADIIVPEDKYRILGEAEDKVETVTRQFRRGLITDDERYDRVISIWSKAKDEITKVLMASLDRYNPIYMMAHSGARGNVSQITQLAGMRGLMANPSGRIIELPIKSNFREGLTVLEYFISTHGARKGLADTALRTADSGYLTRRLVDVAQDVIVRQDDCGTDKGLYAEEIRDGKEVIEELFDRIVGRVAFQNIVHPQTGETIVPLNELIDEQAGRDIIEAGIERVHIRSVTTCRTQHGVCIKCYGRNLATGNMVEIGEAVGIIAAQSIGEPGTQLTMRTFHTGGVAGDDITQGLPRIQELFEARNPKGQAIITEIDGRVSEIREVKDKREIEVSGEAEVKVYPVPYGSRIRVQVGKVVEAGDELTEGSIDPKDMLKVKGIHGVQMYLLREVQRVYRLQGVEINDKHVEVMVRQMLRKVRIADAGDTTLLPGTYVDTFEFETANLPVLLNGGEPAVARPALLGITKASLETDSFLSAASFQETTRVLTEAAIKGKVDRLLGLKENVIIGKLVPAGTGMARYRNIKVEDGTEQEETVAEAASAAGSSGDLDKVDLETVETMAD from the coding sequence TTGTTGGACGTCAACAACTTTGAGTACATGAAGATCGGTCTGGCATCCCCGGAGAAGATCCGTTCGTGGTCTCACGGGGAAGTCAAGAAGCCGGAGACGATCAACTACCGGACCCTGAAACCGGAAAAAGAAGGTCTGTTCTGCGAAAAAATCTTCGGACCGACCCGCGACTGGGAATGCCATTGCGGCAAATACAAGCGCGTACGTTACAAGGGTGTAGTTTGCGATCGCTGCGGCGTCGAAGTCACCCGTGCAAAAGTCCGTCGGGAACGGATGGGCCACATTGAACTGGCGGCCCCCGTCTCTCACATCTGGTACTTCAAGGGCATTCCGAGCCGTATGGGCCTCGTGCTCGACATGAGCCCGCGCTCGCTCGAAGAAGTCATCTACTTTGCTTCCTACGTGGTCACCTCTCCGGGTGAAACCCCGCTGGAATACAAGCAACTTCTCTCCGAGAAGGAGTTCCGCTCCTACCGTGAGAAGTACGGCTATGCATTCGAAGCCGGCATGGGTGCAGAAGCGATCAAAAAGCTTCTGCTCCAAGTCGAAGTCGAGAAAGAAGTTGTGCAACTGAAAGAAGAGCTCAAGACCGCACAAGGCCAACGCCGCAACCGTGCGATCAAGCGTCTGGAAGTTATGGAAGCGTTCCGCGCTTCTTCCAACGATCCGTCTTGGATGATCCTCGACGTGCTCCCGGTCATTCCGCCGGAACTGCGTCCGATGGTTCAACTGGACGGGGGTCGTTTCGCAACCTCCGACTTGAACGACCTGTACCGCCGCGTCATCAACCGGAACAACCGTCTGAAGCGCCTGCTCGACCTGGGCGCTCCGGACATCATCGTGCAAAACGAGAAGCGCATGCTGCAAGAAGCGGTCGATGCGCTGATCGACAACGGTCGTCGCGGTCGTCCGGTCACAGGACCGGGGAACCGTCCGCTCAAATCCCTTTCGCACATGCTCAAGGGTAAGCAAGGCCGTTTCCGTCAGAACTTGCTCGGGAAGCGCGTTGACTATTCCGGTCGTTCCGTTATCGTCGTCGGTCCGCACCTGCGTATGTACCAGTGCGGTCTGCCGAAAGAGATGGCGCTTGAACTGTTCAAACCGTTCGTCATGAAGGAGCTCGTCGCCAAAGGTCTCGCACACAACATCAAGTCTGCGAAACGCAAAGTAGAGCGCGTCTCTGCTGAAGTTTGGGACGTTCTCGAAGACGTTATCAAGGAACACCCGGTTCTCTTGAACCGTGCACCAACCCTTCACCGTCTGGGGATTCAAGCGTTCGAGCCGACCCTCGTCGAAGGTCGTGCGATCAAACTGCATCCGCTCGTTTGTACCGCATACAACGCGGACTTTGACGGTGACCAAATGGCCGTCCACGTACCGTTGTCTGCAGAAGCACAAGCGGAAGCACGCCTGCTGATGCTGGCGGCACACAACATCCTCAACCCGAAGGACGGCAAACCGGTCGTTACCCCGACGCAGGACATGGTCCTCGGCTCGTACTACCTGACCATGGACCGTCCGGGTCTCAAGGGCGAAGGTCGCGTCTTCCGTTCCGCGAACGAAGCGATGTTGGCATACGACGAGCGTCAGATTTCTCTGCACACTCGTATCCTCATCCAAGCGAAGGAAGTCAACAAAACGTCCCTCACCGAGAAGCAACAGGGCGCGTACCTGATCACGACCGTTGGTAAGATCGTCTTCAACGAGATCTTCCCGACCGACTTCCCGTTCATCAACCACTCGAAGAACGACAACCTTCTCAAAGGGATGTCCGATGAGTTCTTCGTGTTTGAAAAAGGGCAGGACTTGAAAGCGATCATCGCTGACATCCCGCCGCAAGAAGCGGTCACCAAGAAATTCCTCGGTTCGATCATCGGCGAGTGCTTCCGTATCTACGGCACCACCATGACCTCCGAGATCCTCGACAGAATCAAGCAGCTCGCGTTCAAATACTCGACGCGTGCCGGCATCACGATCTCCGTCGCGGACATCATCGTTCCGGAAGACAAGTACAGAATCCTCGGCGAAGCCGAAGACAAAGTCGAAACCGTTACTCGCCAGTTCCGCCGTGGTCTGATCACCGACGACGAGCGTTACGACCGTGTCATCTCGATCTGGTCGAAAGCCAAGGATGAAATCACCAAAGTGTTGATGGCTTCCTTGGACCGTTACAACCCGATCTACATGATGGCGCACTCCGGGGCGCGCGGTAACGTATCGCAGATCACCCAGCTGGCCGGTATGCGCGGTCTGATGGCGAATCCGTCCGGTCGTATCATCGAGCTCCCGATCAAATCGAACTTCCGCGAAGGCCTCACCGTCCTCGAGTACTTCATCTCGACTCACGGTGCTCGTAAAGGTCTGGCCGATACCGCGCTTCGTACCGCGGACTCCGGTTACTTGACCCGTCGTCTCGTTGACGTTGCGCAAGACGTAATCGTCCGCCAAGACGACTGCGGCACCGACAAAGGTCTGTACGCAGAGGAAATTCGTGACGGCAAGGAAGTTATCGAGGAACTGTTCGACCGCATCGTAGGTCGTGTCGCGTTCCAAAATATCGTCCACCCGCAAACCGGCGAAACGATCGTTCCGCTCAACGAACTGATCGACGAGCAAGCGGGCCGTGACATCATCGAAGCAGGCATCGAGCGCGTTCACATCCGCTCCGTCACGACCTGCCGTACCCAGCACGGCGTTTGCATCAAGTGCTACGGCCGCAACCTGGCAACCGGCAACATGGTCGAGATCGGCGAAGCGGTCGGGATCATCGCGGCACAGTCCATCGGGGAACCGGGAACTCAGCTCACCATGCGTACCTTCCATACCGGGGGCGTTGCCGGCGACGACATCACCCAAGGTTTGCCGCGTATCCAAGAGTTGTTCGAGGCGCGCAACCCGAAAGGCCAAGCGATCATCACCGAAATCGACGGTCGTGTTTCCGAAATCCGCGAAGTCAAAGACAAGCGCGAAATCGAAGTCAGCGGCGAAGCGGAAGTTAAAGTCTATCCGGTACCGTATGGCTCTCGTATCCGCGTTCAAGTCGGCAAAGTGGTCGAAGCGGGCGACGAGTTGACCGAGGGTTCCATCGACCCGAAAGACATGCTGAAAGTCAAAGGCATCCACGGCGTGCAGATGTACCTGCTGCGTGAAGTACAGCGCGTATACCGTCTGCAAGGCGTTGAGATCAATGACAAGCACGTTGAGGTTATGGTTCGTCAGATGCTTCGCAAAGTCCGTATTGCAGACGCAGGGGACACCACGCTTCTGCCGGGCACCTATGTCGATACCTTTGAATTCGAAACGGCGAACCTGCCTGTTCTGTTGAACGGCGGCGAACCGGCTGTTGCCCGTCCGGCACTGCTCGGGATCACCAAGGCGTCCCTGGAGACCGATTCCTTCCTGTCTGCTGCATCCTTCCAAGAGACCACCCGTGTCCTCACCGAAGCTGCAATCAAAGGCAAGGTCGACCGTCTCCTCGGCCTCAAAGAGAACGTCATCATCGGGAAACTGGTACCGGCAGGTACAGGTATGGCCCGTTACCGCAACATCAAGGTCGAAGACGGCACCGAACAGGAGGAGACCGTTGCAGAAGCTGCTTCTGCAGCCGGTTCCTCCGGCGACTTGGATAAAGTCGACCTCGAAACCGTCGAGACGATGGCCGACTAA
- the tuf gene encoding elongation factor Tu: protein MAKAKFERNKPHVNIGTIGHVDHGKTTLTAAITTVLAKTGGAQAMDYGSIDKAPEERERGITINTAHVEYETGARHYAHVDCPGHADYVKNMITGAAQMDGAILVVSAADGPMPQTREHILLSSQVGVRYIVVFMNKCDMVDDEELLELVEMEIRDLLTEYDFPGDDIPVVKGSALKALEGDAAWEGKIHELMDAVDSYIPQPERETDKPFLMPVEDVFTITGRGTVATGRVERGVLKVGDEVEIVGIAEETKKTIATGIEMFRKLLDSAQAGDNIGALLRGVDRSNIERGQVLCKPASIKPHTKFKAEVYVLTKDEGGRHTPFFTNYRPQFYVRTTDVTGVVSLPEGTEMVMPGDNVTVEVELINPIALEEGTRFAIREGGRTVGAGVVASILA, encoded by the coding sequence GTGGCAAAAGCTAAGTTCGAACGCAACAAGCCGCACGTTAACATTGGTACCATCGGTCACGTCGACCATGGTAAAACCACTCTTACCGCAGCAATCACCACCGTTCTGGCAAAAACCGGCGGTGCTCAAGCTATGGACTACGGTTCCATCGACAAAGCTCCGGAAGAGCGCGAACGCGGTATCACCATCAACACCGCTCACGTTGAATACGAAACCGGCGCTCGTCACTACGCTCACGTAGACTGCCCGGGACATGCCGACTATGTTAAAAACATGATCACCGGTGCTGCTCAAATGGACGGCGCAATCCTCGTCGTTTCCGCAGCTGACGGCCCGATGCCGCAAACCCGCGAGCACATCCTGCTCTCTTCCCAAGTAGGCGTTCGTTACATCGTTGTCTTCATGAACAAATGCGACATGGTAGACGATGAAGAACTCCTCGAGCTGGTTGAAATGGAAATCCGTGACCTGCTCACCGAATACGACTTCCCGGGCGATGACATTCCGGTTGTCAAAGGTTCCGCACTGAAAGCTCTCGAAGGCGACGCTGCATGGGAAGGCAAAATCCATGAACTCATGGACGCTGTTGACTCCTACATCCCGCAACCGGAGCGCGAAACCGACAAGCCGTTCCTGATGCCGGTCGAGGACGTATTCACCATCACCGGTCGTGGTACCGTTGCTACCGGTCGTGTTGAGCGTGGCGTTCTGAAAGTCGGCGACGAAGTTGAAATCGTCGGTATCGCAGAAGAAACCAAGAAAACCATCGCTACCGGTATCGAGATGTTCCGCAAACTTCTCGACTCCGCTCAAGCAGGTGACAACATCGGCGCACTGCTGCGCGGTGTTGACCGCTCCAACATCGAGCGCGGTCAAGTTCTCTGCAAGCCGGCTTCCATCAAGCCGCACACCAAGTTCAAGGCAGAAGTTTACGTTCTGACCAAAGACGAAGGTGGCCGTCACACCCCGTTCTTCACCAACTACCGCCCGCAGTTCTACGTTCGTACCACTGACGTAACTGGCGTCGTTTCCCTGCCGGAAGGCACCGAAATGGTAATGCCGGGCGACAACGTTACCGTTGAAGTCGAGCTGATCAACCCGATCGCGCTCGAAGAAGGTACCCGCTTCGCAATCCGCGAAGGCGGCCGCACCGTTGGTGCAGGCGTTGTTGCTTCCATCCTGGCGTAA
- the rplW gene encoding 50S ribosomal protein L23: MTKNPRDIIKRPVITERTTDLMEENKFAFEVDLRANKTEIKKAIEDIFGVTVDKVNTLRVPSKKKRVGRHVGRTSEWKKAIVTLTSDSKPLNFFEGA, encoded by the coding sequence ATGACTAAGAACCCGCGCGACATCATCAAGCGCCCGGTCATCACCGAGCGCACCACCGACCTGATGGAAGAAAACAAGTTCGCATTCGAGGTTGACCTCCGCGCGAACAAGACCGAAATCAAGAAAGCGATCGAAGATATCTTCGGCGTAACCGTGGATAAAGTTAACACCCTCCGCGTTCCGTCCAAGAAAAAGCGTGTCGGCCGCCACGTTGGCCGTACTTCCGAGTGGAAAAAGGCAATTGTTACCCTTACCTCGGATTCCAAACCGCTGAACTTCTTCGAAGGCGCTTAA
- the rplD gene encoding 50S ribosomal protein L4: MPKVAVYNITGAQVGELELNETIFGITPNEHVLHEAIVMQQASLRRGTHDTKGRSEVRGGGRKPWRQKGTGRARQGSIRAPQWVGGGTVFGPTPRSYAYKLPKKVRRLALKSALSSKVNANEIIVLDALSIDAPKTKEMVKILSNLKVEKKALIVSLDADQNLALSARNIPGVKVVDATGINVLDLIHHDALVITKDAVAKVEEVFA, from the coding sequence ATGCCGAAAGTGGCTGTATACAACATCACCGGCGCTCAAGTTGGTGAACTCGAACTGAACGAAACCATCTTTGGTATCACCCCGAACGAACACGTCCTGCATGAAGCAATCGTCATGCAACAAGCGTCCCTGCGTCGTGGTACTCACGATACCAAAGGCCGTTCCGAAGTACGCGGCGGCGGTCGCAAGCCGTGGCGTCAAAAGGGTACTGGTCGCGCTCGTCAAGGCTCGATCCGTGCACCGCAATGGGTAGGTGGCGGTACCGTATTTGGTCCGACCCCGCGCTCCTATGCTTACAAGCTTCCGAAGAAAGTCCGCCGTCTGGCTCTCAAATCTGCGCTCTCTTCCAAAGTGAACGCTAATGAGATCATCGTTCTGGACGCTCTGAGCATTGATGCTCCGAAAACGAAAGAAATGGTGAAGATCCTCTCCAACCTGAAAGTTGAGAAGAAAGCACTGATCGTCTCCCTGGATGCTGATCAGAACCTCGCACTCTCCGCTCGCAACATTCCGGGCGTGAAAGTAGTCGATGCTACCGGTATCAACGTTCTGGATCTGATCCATCACGACGCGCTCGTCATCACCAAAGACGCAGTGGCAAAAGTCGAGGAGGTGTTCGCATAA
- a CDS encoding ribosomal L7Ae/L30e/S12e/Gadd45 family protein, whose protein sequence is MLTRIREANHVAVGLNQTTKAIEQSTAVELFVAHDADTRMTSRIALLAEKHHVPITWVETMRELGIACGIEVGAATAAIVVR, encoded by the coding sequence GTGCTAACCCGCATCCGAGAGGCCAACCACGTTGCAGTGGGTCTCAACCAAACAACCAAAGCTATCGAGCAATCGACTGCGGTCGAACTGTTCGTTGCCCATGACGCCGACACGCGAATGACTTCGCGCATCGCCCTGCTTGCTGAAAAGCATCACGTTCCCATCACATGGGTTGAGACGATGAGAGAGCTGGGGATTGCATGCGGTATAGAAGTTGGCGCCGCCACCGCAGCCATCGTCGTACGATAG
- the fusA gene encoding elongation factor G, translating into MARQFPLDKTRNIGIMAHIDAGKTTTTERVLFYTGRVHKIGEVHEGAATMDWMVQEQERGITITSAATTAEWKGHRINIIDTPGHVDFTVEVERSLRVLDGSVGVFCAKGGVEPQSETVWRQADKYNVPRIAYVNKMDIIGADFERCVSMMRDRLKANAVPIQLPIGAEDHFLGMIDLVTMEAIIYTDDLGKTSEKSEIPAEYKEKADQWRTTLVEAVAELDEELMMKYLEGEEFTTEEIKNALRKGVVNVQIIPVLCGSSYKNKGVQPMLDAVVDYMPAPIDVPAIKGVTDEGQETERPSSDSEPFAALAFKIMTDPYVGKLSFFRVYSGTINAGSYVLNSTKNKRERIGRIVQMHANHREEIQTVYSGDIAAAVGLKDTTTGDTLCDEKNVVILESMEFPEPVISLSLEPKTKADQDKLGIALSKLAEEDPTFRTFTDQETGQTIISGMGELHLEIIVDRLQREFKVETNVGKPQVAYKETIKKHTKIEGKFVRQSGGKGQFGHVWLELTPLERGAGYVFENKVVGGVVPREYIPAVDNGVQEAMQNGILAGFPLIDMKVTIIDGSYHDVDSSEMAFKIAGSMALKAGAQKADPVILEPIMKVEVTVPEEYMGDIMGDINSRRGRIEGMEARSGAQVVRGFVALSEMFGYATSLRSRTQGRGVYSMEFHAFEEAPKSISQEIIAKSKGE; encoded by the coding sequence ATGGCACGTCAGTTTCCGTTAGATAAAACGAGAAACATTGGGATCATGGCGCACATCGACGCGGGTAAAACCACGACGACCGAGCGCGTTCTGTTCTACACCGGCCGCGTTCACAAGATCGGTGAAGTTCATGAAGGTGCAGCGACCATGGACTGGATGGTTCAGGAGCAAGAGCGTGGTATCACCATCACCTCTGCTGCTACCACCGCTGAGTGGAAAGGTCATCGAATCAACATCATCGACACGCCGGGTCACGTGGACTTCACCGTAGAGGTTGAACGTTCCCTGCGCGTCCTTGACGGTTCCGTTGGCGTTTTCTGTGCAAAGGGTGGCGTTGAGCCGCAATCCGAGACCGTATGGCGCCAAGCGGACAAGTACAACGTTCCGCGTATCGCTTACGTCAACAAAATGGACATCATCGGCGCTGACTTCGAGCGTTGCGTATCTATGATGCGTGATCGCCTGAAGGCAAACGCTGTTCCGATCCAACTCCCGATCGGCGCAGAAGATCACTTCCTTGGTATGATCGACTTGGTCACCATGGAAGCAATCATCTACACCGACGACCTCGGCAAAACCTCGGAAAAGTCGGAAATTCCGGCTGAATACAAGGAAAAAGCTGACCAATGGCGTACTACGCTCGTTGAGGCTGTTGCAGAACTCGACGAAGAGCTGATGATGAAATACCTCGAAGGTGAAGAATTCACCACCGAGGAAATCAAAAACGCTCTGCGCAAAGGCGTTGTAAACGTACAGATCATCCCGGTTCTTTGCGGTTCTTCCTACAAGAACAAAGGCGTGCAGCCGATGTTGGATGCTGTCGTTGACTATATGCCTGCACCGATCGACGTCCCGGCAATCAAGGGCGTTACCGATGAAGGCCAAGAAACTGAACGTCCGTCTTCTGACTCGGAGCCGTTCGCAGCTCTGGCGTTCAAGATCATGACCGACCCGTACGTCGGCAAACTGTCCTTCTTCCGCGTATACTCCGGCACCATCAACGCAGGTTCTTACGTCCTCAACTCGACCAAGAACAAGCGTGAGCGTATCGGCCGTATCGTTCAGATGCACGCAAACCACCGCGAAGAGATCCAAACCGTCTACTCCGGTGACATTGCAGCAGCTGTAGGTCTGAAGGACACCACCACCGGCGACACTCTGTGCGACGAGAAGAACGTTGTTATCCTCGAGTCCATGGAATTCCCGGAACCGGTTATCTCCCTCTCCCTCGAGCCGAAGACCAAAGCGGACCAGGACAAGCTGGGTATCGCACTGTCCAAGCTCGCAGAGGAAGACCCGACCTTCCGCACCTTTACCGACCAAGAGACTGGCCAAACCATCATCTCCGGTATGGGTGAGCTTCACCTCGAAATCATCGTTGACCGTCTCCAACGCGAGTTCAAAGTTGAAACCAACGTTGGTAAGCCGCAAGTTGCTTACAAAGAGACGATCAAAAAGCACACCAAAATCGAAGGTAAATTCGTACGTCAGTCCGGTGGTAAAGGTCAGTTCGGTCACGTTTGGCTCGAACTCACTCCGCTTGAGCGTGGCGCGGGTTACGTCTTCGAGAACAAGGTTGTTGGTGGTGTAGTTCCGCGCGAATACATCCCGGCAGTCGACAATGGTGTTCAAGAAGCGATGCAAAACGGTATCCTCGCAGGCTTCCCGTTGATCGACATGAAAGTTACCATCATCGATGGTTCCTACCATGACGTCGACTCCTCCGAGATGGCGTTTAAAATCGCTGGTTCCATGGCCCTCAAAGCTGGTGCTCAAAAGGCTGACCCGGTCATCCTTGAGCCGATCATGAAGGTCGAAGTTACCGTTCCGGAAGAGTACATGGGCGACATCATGGGTGACATTAACTCCCGTCGTGGTCGCATCGAAGGTATGGAAGCACGCTCTGGCGCTCAAGTCGTTCGTGGTTTCGTAGCTCTTTCCGAAATGTTCGGTTACGCAACTTCCCTGCGTTCCCGTACCCAAGGCCGCGGCGTTTACTCGATGGAGTTCCATGCATTCGAAGAAGCACCGAAGTCTATTTCGCAAGAAATTATCGCCAAATCCAAAGGCGAATAA
- the rpsG gene encoding 30S ribosomal protein S7 — translation MSRKGPAPRRDVLPDPIYGSKLVTRLTNKLMYDGKKGTAQNAVYGAFDRIREKTGNDPLEVFETAMKNIMPVLEVKARRVGGANYQVPIEVRPERRTTLGIRWLVDYSRKRNEKTIEEKLANEIMDAANSTGGSVKRREDMHKMAEANKAFAHYRW, via the coding sequence ATGTCGCGTAAAGGTCCTGCTCCGCGCCGTGACGTTCTGCCGGATCCGATTTACGGATCCAAGCTTGTCACCCGCCTGACCAATAAGCTCATGTACGATGGTAAGAAAGGCACCGCTCAAAACGCAGTTTATGGTGCATTTGATCGCATCCGTGAAAAAACCGGTAACGATCCGCTCGAAGTCTTCGAAACCGCTATGAAAAACATCATGCCGGTCCTCGAAGTTAAAGCTCGCCGCGTAGGGGGCGCGAACTACCAAGTTCCGATCGAAGTTCGTCCGGAACGCCGCACCACCCTCGGCATTCGCTGGCTCGTTGACTACTCCCGTAAGCGCAACGAGAAAACCATCGAAGAAAAGCTCGCGAACGAAATCATGGACGCAGCGAACTCCACTGGCGGTTCCGTGAAACGTCGTGAAGATATGCACAAAATGGCGGAAGCGAACAAAGCGTTTGCTCACTACCGCTGGTAG
- the rplC gene encoding 50S ribosomal protein L3 → MKGILGRKLGMTQVFTEDGNVVPVTVIEAGPNVVLQKKDLANDGYEAVQLGFADKKNVTKPASGHAAKANTTPKRYVRELRGVDLSAYEVGQVLGADVFAAGDEIDVTGISKGKGFAGAIKRHNQSRGPMAHGSRYHRRPGSLGSINPGRVFKGQTLPGQMGGGRITVQNLEVVKVDTERNLLLVKGSVPGPKNAFVTVKTAIKSGK, encoded by the coding sequence ATGAAAGGTATCTTGGGACGCAAACTCGGCATGACCCAAGTGTTTACCGAAGACGGCAACGTCGTTCCGGTAACGGTCATCGAAGCTGGCCCGAACGTTGTTCTTCAGAAGAAAGACCTGGCGAACGACGGCTACGAAGCAGTCCAGCTCGGTTTTGCAGATAAGAAAAACGTGACCAAGCCGGCATCCGGTCACGCTGCGAAAGCAAACACCACGCCCAAGCGCTACGTTCGCGAACTGCGCGGTGTTGATCTCTCCGCTTACGAAGTCGGTCAAGTTCTCGGCGCAGACGTCTTTGCTGCTGGTGACGAAATCGACGTAACCGGTATTTCCAAGGGTAAGGGCTTTGCTGGTGCGATTAAGCGCCACAACCAATCCCGCGGTCCGATGGCTCACGGTTCCCGTTACCATCGTCGTCCGGGTTCGCTCGGTTCCATCAACCCGGGCCGTGTATTCAAGGGTCAAACCTTGCCGGGCCAAATGGGTGGCGGACGCATCACCGTTCAGAACCTCGAAGTTGTCAAGGTTGATACCGAACGCAACCTGCTTCTTGTAAAAGGCTCTGTACCGGGTCCGAAGAACGCATTCGTAACCGTTAAGACCGCTATCAAGAGCGGCAAATAA
- the rpsJ gene encoding 30S ribosomal protein S10, with protein sequence MAKQKIRIRLKAYDHKILDTSAEKIVDTAKRSGASVSGPIPLPTEKQIITILRAPHKYKDSREQFEMRTHKRLIDIVNPTPQTVDALMRLDLPSGVDIEIKL encoded by the coding sequence ATGGCAAAACAGAAAATCCGCATCCGTTTGAAAGCTTACGATCACAAAATCCTCGACACTTCTGCTGAGAAGATCGTAGATACCGCGAAGCGCTCTGGCGCATCCGTATCGGGTCCGATCCCGCTTCCGACTGAGAAGCAGATCATCACGATCCTGCGTGCTCCGCATAAGTACAAGGACTCTCGTGAGCAATTCGAGATGCGTACGCACAAGCGACTGATTGACATCGTCAATCCGACCCCGCAAACTGTTGACGCACTTATGCGTCTGGACCTGCCGTCCGGCGTTGATATTGAAATCAAGCTGTAA
- the rpsL gene encoding 30S ribosomal protein S12, whose amino-acid sequence MPTINQLVRKGRKSIEKKSTAPALQKGYNSFVKEQTDLPSPQKRGVCTRVGTMTPKKPNSALRKYARVRLTNGIEVTAYIPGIGHNLQEHSVVLVRGGRVKDLPGVRYHIVRGALDTAGVKDRKQARSKYGAKRPKVKK is encoded by the coding sequence ATGCCGACAATTAACCAGTTGGTTCGCAAAGGCCGTAAGAGCATCGAAAAGAAATCGACCGCTCCGGCTCTGCAAAAAGGTTACAACAGCTTCGTGAAGGAGCAAACCGATCTGCCGTCCCCGCAAAAACGTGGGGTCTGCACCCGTGTAGGTACCATGACGCCGAAGAAGCCGAACTCCGCGCTGCGTAAGTATGCACGTGTTCGTCTGACCAACGGCATCGAGGTTACCGCGTACATCCCGGGTATCGGGCACAACCTGCAAGAGCACAGCGTCGTTCTCGTTCGCGGCGGTCGTGTAAAAGACCTTCCGGGGGTGCGCTACCACATCGTTCGTGGCGCCCTCGACACCGCAGGCGTTAAAGACCGTAAGCAAGCTCGTTCCAAGTACGGCGCTAAGCGCCCGAAAGTGAAGAAGTAA